Genomic DNA from Desulfovibrio sp.:
CAGCGCGCGCAACTGGGAACGCAGCTTGAATTCCGGCGCGCCCATAGGAATGCCCAGAGCCTTGACCTCAGCCGAGCGCGACACAATGCAGCCATCGTTGTTGGAGAGCACCACCACAGGGCGGTCGGCAAGATCAGGCCGGAACAGTTTTTCGCACGAGGCGTAAAAATTGTTGCAGTCCACAAGCGCCCACAAAGACGCTGGCGAATCAGAGCTTGTGGACGACATAGGTCACAACGCCCCAGATATGCACGAATTCGCTTTCTGTGATATCGATGGGGTCAAACTGGGGGTTCTCGGGGGCAAGCAAGACGCGCCCTTCGCGGCGCAGCAGACGCTTGACGGTCAGCTCCCCTTCCAGCGCGGCGATAACCACCTTGCGGTGCCCGGCCTCTACCGAGCGGTCAACCACCAGCAGGTCTCCGTCATGGATACCCGCCCCCAGCATGGATTCCCCATGCGCGCGCAAAAAGAAGGTGGCAGCCTCATTGCGCACCATGTACCTGTGCAGATCCAGCTTGCAGTCGAGGTAATCCTCCGCCGGAGAAGGAAAACCCGCCTCCACGGGCGCAAGATACAGGGGCAGCCCCGCCCTGTGGTCAGAAATGACCGCTGCCGGAGCCAGCAGTTCCAGCGAAGACGAAATGAAAGCCATACCGCCTCCTGTGGATCGGTTCACCGCAGCCCGATGGGTGCGGATGGCAAAATCTGCAAAAATGCGGACAAAACCGCGCGACCATCAGCTTTTAGCTTATTTTATCCTTGCAAGCAACGCCTGAGATTGATACCCTGAATGAAAAGTTGAAACAACCCCGCCGAAAGCGTGTGCGGCAATCACCCATTCGCGCGGAAGCGAGGAACGCCATGCCTGAAAAATCAGACTTCAAAGAAACATTGCAAAGGCTTATGCAGGCCCTCAGCGTGGTCAGCGATGCGGAACTGGCAAGATCGCTGGGCATCACCCCGCAATCCGTGAGCGGAGCGCGCAAGCGCGGCGAAGTGCCGCCTGCGTGGATTCAGACCTGCGCCGCCCAGACAGGCGTAAACGCCCACTGGCTTTTTTTTGGCAGCGGCCCCATGCGGCTGCCGGAAGCGGCAGATGGCGAACTGCCCAGCATTCAGGCGGATTTCGAAACCGATCTCATCAGTGTGCCGCTGGCAGAAGCGCGGCTCTCTGCCGGAACGGGCAGTCTTGAGGTCAACAGTCACAGCCAGGGCAGCTATGCCTTCAGGGGCGACTTTTTACGCCGCAAGGGCAACCCCCGGCGCATGGTGCTCATGCGTGTTTCTGGCGACAGCATGGTGCCGGAAATTTTTGACAACGATCTGGTGCTGCTGGATCGGGGCCAGACGGAAATCAGCCCTGGGCGGCTTTATGCCGTTGGCTTTGAAGACGCCATCTATATAAAACGCATAGACAAGCTGCCCGGCAAGATTGTGCTGAACAGCGTCAACCCGGCCTATCCGCCTGTGAGCCTTGACCTGCGCGGCGACTGCGCCGAGCAGTTCAGGGTTATTGGCCGCGTGCTGTGGTCTGGAAGGGAATACAGGTAAGAATGCTTGCGCACGGCACCCGGCGCGCGTACACTTTCAACATATCAGGTTTTTTCGCCAAGGAGTCTGGGATGTCGTCTGCTCGTCTATCCTTTGCAACGTTCTTTGCCAATTTTGCCGCATTCAGTGTGCTCTGCGCCGTGCTGCTTGTTGCCCACCCCGCCCTTGCCGCAGAGGCTGCGCCGCAAGCTGCGCCCCCGGCGCAGCAGGATGCCAGCGCCACTGCTGCCGCCGACAGCCCGGATCAGCAAGACTCCGCCCTTCCGGTGGAGAATCTGTTCAGCCAGACCTATCAGGCCTGCATGGACGAAGCTGCGGGGGTGACAACTGGCATGCAGGACTGCATGAATGCGGAACAGGAGCGCCTTGAAACCCGCCTGAACGCGCAACGTGCACGCGTTGCCGCCACCCTTACTCCAGAACGCTCCAAGGCTTTTAATGACGCCCTGAGCGCGTGGGACACTCTGCGCAAAAGCGGTTCCCTTGCCATGTTTGACCCCAACGGCGGCACCCTTTCGCCACTTATGGCATCGCTCTGGTACCTGGAACAAACCGCCCGCATGACGCGCTGGGTTGATGTTTTGCAGGAAAGCGCCGAGCAGTAGCGAACAAAATCCGGCATCACGGCTGGTGCAAATCAATGACAGCAAAGGCGCATCCTTGGGGGTGCGCTTTTTTTGTACCCTGACCTCTCGCGCGGCTGGCAAAGCAAAAGGCTCCATAGGCAATGCGCACTGCCAGGCCCCTCGAAACAGCCCACCGACTTATTGATATTACTATTTTAGCAAGTTATCATATTTCAATTTACCGTCTCGCGCAGTCATGATCGTCTCAATTAATGACGGAGAACAAACTTTTTACAAAGAATGATGTCATGGATTCCAGCCAGGCGCTTTCCCAAGTTGAAAAATCTATTGTTGAGGGGCTTGCAAACCTTTCAGAGGCAATTAAACTCCATATTCCATTTGGTGTTACAAAAGATGGAAAGTTTATAAAATATATTCCTGAGCGCTGTCTGACCACGTATTTGCGAACACGCTTATAAACAATGGATTCGTTGTATTTAACGAGCACAGTTACAAAAAAATAACTGACGAAGCTGGGACAGCAAAGCTTGATCTTCTTGCCAGAAAAATTAGTCCGGTAAAGGATGAAGCAATCCAGCTTATGGTCGAGGCAAAAGGGAATCAGGATGCAGGCTACGAATCAATTGTTGCTGATATTGCAAGAATGAAAGAGAGGCATCTTGATCCTGAAATTGGTTCAGGATTTAAATCCAATAAACCGGAAGAAGAGTTCGGGCACAGGTTCAACATTGTGCTGACAACTGACTGGGGTTACAAAGAATTTTCAACATGGTGGCTTGATAATGAAGATGCCCCGAGCATCAAGAACCATGATGGAAACACGGCAAAGACACGAAAGGTTGATTGCTGGAAGCCCCTGAAGGATGAACTGAGGCATGCCAGGCGGAGAGTTCATCACCTGTTGACAAACACTGAATATAACTACTCTGGTAATGCGCTGTATGCCATTTTTTCAAAGTAACAAATGCAGCCTGCAAAGCATGTTATGATGCCGAGCGATTTGCCGCATACAGCAAAAAGACCGCCAGATGGAACTCCTCTTATTCTGTAAAAGCATGCTTCTCGGCCTGGCCGTGGCAGCTCCCCTTGGCCCCATCGGCGTATTGTGCATAAGCCGCGCGCTTGAACGCGGCTTTTGGGCCGGGGTAGCCGGGGGGCTGGGAACAGCTCTGGCCGATGCCATCTACGCGTGCCTTGCAGCAATCGGTTTTTCAGCTTTAACGACAACACTGGCGACGCTTGCCCCGTGGCTCAAGCTTGCAGGCGGTCTGTTCATGCTTTGGCTTGGCTGGAAAAGCCTGCGGCCAAATCCTCATCGGCCGTCAACACATGCCCGCACCAATGATTTCAGGGGACTCTCCGGCACTATCGCCTCCACATTCCTTCTTACGCTCACCAACCCGGTGACCATCTTCTCCTTTGCGGCACTGTTCGCTGGCCTCGGATTGACCGACGCGCCGGGGACAGCCAATGCCCTTGCCGTTGTTGCGGGAGTATTTCTGGGGTCGTTATTGTGGTGGCTCTTGTTGAGCGGCGGGGTTGCCCTGGCTCAGCGGCGCTTGCCCGAAGGATTTTCCCTTTGCGTATCAAGAATGTCCGGGGTAGTTCTTATGGGTTTCGGCTTTTA
This window encodes:
- the umuD gene encoding translesion error-prone DNA polymerase V autoproteolytic subunit — encoded protein: MAFISSSLELLAPAAVISDHRAGLPLYLAPVEAGFPSPAEDYLDCKLDLHRYMVRNEAATFFLRAHGESMLGAGIHDGDLLVVDRSVEAGHRKVVIAALEGELTVKRLLRREGRVLLAPENPQFDPIDITESEFVHIWGVVTYVVHKL
- a CDS encoding helix-turn-helix transcriptional regulator, producing MPEKSDFKETLQRLMQALSVVSDAELARSLGITPQSVSGARKRGEVPPAWIQTCAAQTGVNAHWLFFGSGPMRLPEAADGELPSIQADFETDLISVPLAEARLSAGTGSLEVNSHSQGSYAFRGDFLRRKGNPRRMVLMRVSGDSMVPEIFDNDLVLLDRGQTEISPGRLYAVGFEDAIYIKRIDKLPGKIVLNSVNPAYPPVSLDLRGDCAEQFRVIGRVLWSGREYR
- a CDS encoding lysozyme inhibitor LprI family protein; protein product: MSSARLSFATFFANFAAFSVLCAVLLVAHPALAAEAAPQAAPPAQQDASATAAADSPDQQDSALPVENLFSQTYQACMDEAAGVTTGMQDCMNAEQERLETRLNAQRARVAATLTPERSKAFNDALSAWDTLRKSGSLAMFDPNGGTLSPLMASLWYLEQTARMTRWVDVLQESAEQ
- a CDS encoding LysE family transporter gives rise to the protein MLLGLAVAAPLGPIGVLCISRALERGFWAGVAGGLGTALADAIYACLAAIGFSALTTTLATLAPWLKLAGGLFMLWLGWKSLRPNPHRPSTHARTNDFRGLSGTIASTFLLTLTNPVTIFSFAALFAGLGLTDAPGTANALAVVAGVFLGSLLWWLLLSGGVALAQRRLPEGFSLCVSRMSGVVLMGFGFYALGSLLYTIIRQP